One Gadus chalcogrammus isolate NIFS_2021 chromosome 22, NIFS_Gcha_1.0, whole genome shotgun sequence genomic window carries:
- the LOC130375704 gene encoding prostate stem cell antigen-like, translating to MNGIIIRVFAAGLFIAVAHALRCYKCDGGIGNLCLTTEKKCAAGEQCFSGKGEAANFLPIKTKGCLEADQCNKTSDTNIGSSNVTVYKILKTCCTTDLCNAAPGASGLPLLPLLLASFTSLLMVSVAV from the exons ATGAACGGAATTATCATCCGTGTCTTCGCTGCTGGACTTTTCATCGCAGTCG CCCACGCATTGAGGTGCTACAAATGCGATGGTGGCATTGGAAACTTGTGTCTGACCACGGAGAAGAAGTGCGCAGCGGGCGAGCAGTGTTTCAGCGGCAAGGGGGAAGCAG CTAATTTTCTGCCCATCAAGACGAAGGGCTGTCTGGAAGCAGACCAATGCAACAAGACGAGCGATACCAACATCGGCAGCTCCAACGTCACCGTCTACAAGATCTTGAAGACCTGCTGCACCACTGATCTGTGCAACGCTGCGCCCGGGGCCAGCGGCCTGCCtctgctgcccctgctgctggcctccttcacctccctccTCATGGTCTCTGTCGCAGTCTGa
- the LOC130375705 gene encoding ly-6/neurotoxin-like protein 1 has product MAAVWTRLLLLGLVVAVAHGLTCHRCPIGILGRCLIPSDDVQCDNSTSSCFSGTTSFNGTSAIRLQTRGCVIDNACDRTVGGSFLGIGVTTSFACCRTDLCNGGSSVQLSLAAACAAVLASLWAR; this is encoded by the exons ATGGCCGCTGTTTGGACCAGACTTCTTCTCCTGGGATTGGTTGTTGCCGTCG CACACGGGCTGACATGCCACCGCTGTCCGATCGGGATCTTGGGGCGTTGTCTGATCCCCAGCGATGATGTCCAATGCGACAACTCAACCAGCAGCTGCTTCAGCGGGACTACGT CGTTCAATGGCACCTCTGCAATCCGACTTCAAACCCGGGGGTGTGTGATTGATAACGCCTGTGACCGGACAGTGGGTGGCTCCTTCCTGGGAATCGGTGTTACCACCTCCTTCGCCTGCTGCAGGACGGACCTGTGCAACGGAGGTTCATCGGTGCAGCTGTCGCTCGCTGCCGCGTGCGCTGCCGTGCTGGCGTCACTGTGGGCTCGTTAG